The nucleotide sequence TTTTGAATAGGACATAACCCTATATTATAGGAATTCTTTCAGTAAACAAATTTTACCGGCTAGTAAACAGGCATCAGAGAACCACGTGTTGTGATATGTAGCACAGTGCAGCAGATAGTGTGCCTGCAGGAAGCCATTAATAGAGCAAAACACCATCCCTAACAGCATGATATTAAGTGGATACGGCCGCCCTTTGGTCAGCAGGGAGTAGATGCAGCTCCTGGAAACCAGAATGTTTATACATATCAAATACCATCTTTTGGTCACCTGCCCACAGTACATTAACCTACACTTCCACTgtgattatgtgtttttgtaattcaaCCTGTTCCCAAAcctgttgtgttttgttcaaaTCATGCTTCCGTCTTAACATTTCTCACTTTATGCACCTGCCCACTGTACATTAGCCTACACTTCCACTGTGATTATGTGTTTTGTAATTCAACCTGTTCCCAAACCTATTGTGTTTTGTTCAAATCATGCTTCCGTCTTAACATTTCTCGCTTTATGCACCTGCCCACTGTACATTAGCCTACAATTCCACTGTGATTATGTGTTTTGTAATTCAACCTGTTCCCAAAcctgttgtgttttgttcaaGTCATGCTTCCGTCTTAACATTTCTCACTTTATTCACCTGCTTCTGGACCAGTTATGTGTAAATactcaaattaaatattctGCTGTTACATTTCTGCAACCTTGATTAATTGTCAGCACAGTAAGATTGTCTAAAGAAACAGGAATTTAGAACATTCCACCCAGTGCGTTCCCCTTTTGTCTTCGGATTAAGGGtattttttcctcatttgttCTGGGTGAGCTAGATAATAAACACATTCAGGTTTGTGAACTGCCGTAACTGAACTTGGGCTCATTGCATAGTAAACAAGTAAATGATAGCAAAAAAAGCTGTAATGATATGCCATTTTTATTATGAAGATATGATCCTGGCCTGTTTGCATTTTATACTGCTGATCTTTCCCCACCAACGATCTCCTGCATTTTCCCATCAGGACATACCTTTGGAAGTAGTGCAGGCAGAAGGTCCAGAGCATCAGGTGTCTCCCGATACCATCGTTTCCATCCGTGATCAGCATCAAAAGCAGAGGAACCAGCAGAGCTGGAAGCTCCTGAAGGAACCAGGCTAGCCTTGCAGGCACCATCATGGAGCTGCCCGAGGTGTCCACGTAGCGGCCATAGGCAGCGTGAGACTTCATGAGACATATAAAGTGCAATACTCCACCGAAGATCATCGCCAAGCTCAGGCCCTGCACGAGGAGCTCCTGGCACTGCATGGAGGTCGACGATCTATCCATTTCCAGACCAGGTTTGAGTCTAATGCTGTATCTCCCCTCTTAACCCCTCACCAGAGTTCTGCAAACACAGCGCCTCAGAGCAGCTCCTCCCCAAAAGCAGAGGGAGAGCCAAATCCTGACCATGCTACAGCATGCACCCTGCTGAAATGTGAGAATGCCTTTTTCAAAGAGATTTCCCTTTTGACATTAagagagatttttttccccactaaTGCAGTGGTCGGAAGCATCAGCTTTCTCATGACAAATTGGACAAAAAAACAAGCATGTCTCTTTTTTTTGCGCATCTCCGGTCTTGGCTGTTCTGCCAAGCTGTTCTGCCATTGTGTTGATGTCTACCTGCCACACGCCTGATTCTGTATATTTACGATTAGAGAAATTTGTTGTTCAGTATTTTACCAGAGCAATTATCTTGTCTGTTCTTTCATCAACATGTTTACACAAATTAGTCTTCTAGTGATTCAcatccattttccacaaatttttataaaataattgatttgttttggcattatattataatttcaatAATAGCCTaggcttaataataataagatgttGTCTGAAAATACAGCAACAGAAATgaaggaagaaaaacaaatacatcctgccccattttcagtaattattaataataatagataattttgtctgaaaatatgaaatgaagGAAGTAAAACAGATGCATCCTGCCCCATTTTcagtaattattgttttttataaagaagtacagatgaaaacaaaaacacgtTCTATGGAGCCACTAACGGACATGGTTAGCCGCTTAGCGGTGGCCTGTTACATTAGAGTACATACAATTTCTCTTACCAGTTACCACATAAACAAAGTAAGGAGAGGTGACTGATAGGACAatggcgaatgatttgcagatcctgagcaccactgacaaacatctaatcttgtaaaatgtgtggtaagtactgcgCTTCGTAATATACACAGAGTACATGCAATCgcgaatctcgaaagtgaaagtaaaaagctaGTATATGTATAATGGCTCCCTGACGcctgcaatttatatacaggaTAATTACCCAGCAACATAATTGTGAGAGAAGGCactgaaatgtgtatttttttcctcccatctcgtatttattcagtttaagGTTTCCGTAGTAGGGTAGACCGGGTACAGTTGGTacactttttgctttttccGTTACCACACGAAAACTAGGGACTGAACAGACATAATTTTGCATATGACATTTCTTTTACTTGTCTACTAAAATAGgctattaataattattaacatcCATAAGTAGATCATATTTGCCACAATTAGCTCATAAACACAAGAAGCTTTTTGTTCCAGCTGTACCCATGTCGGGTACAATTGGAACAGTACCCGAGTACAGTTGAGACACCCATCCGTAATGCTGTAAAGCTGCCTAATCAATTaattgcaaatgtaaaatacctttaaaaatgagaattcagCAGTTTTccattcagtattttatttgattatttttttagttcatttgtaaAACATTGTACAGTAATGGCAAACAGCAATacaatatttcagtttattattttaatagtaacagtTGAAAAGTTGAGTACAGTAcccagtaaaacagtaaaaaacattgaacaattgcaaacagtaataataaaacagatcaAAGGCAAACAATAacctaataaatataataacaataaacataataaataaatgatacattGTGTCTCAATTGTACCCCACTGATCAACATTTCTCTAGATTTTACGGTGACCTTGCATAACACAAAATCATGCAATATATCAGTTTTTAGAGCACAGATTTAGGTTTATGAAAATGTACAAGAAGCTATTCAATATGGAAGAGATGTggtgaaatgaaaaatgtaactttCGCCTATATCTTCGGACTGGAGTAGCGCATGTACTTCAAATTTCCCACAATCAAAGAAGGGGCTAATGTGCATGTGCAAAGCAAATTTCACATATCAGACTTGTTGTGCACACAAGTTATTTAAGATGTTTCAAATAGACTCCTGTACCAATGTACCCGGCCTACCCTACATAGAGTATGTGCGATCGCgaattttgaaagtgaaaggTAAAAgtgaatatgtgaccctggatcacaaaaccagtcataagggtaattttttcaaaattgagatttatacatcatgaacaaataagctttccattgatgtatggcttgttaggacaggacaatattttgccgagatataactatttaaaaatcaggaatctgagggtgcaaaaaatctaaatattgagaaaattccCTTTAacgttcttcaaataatgttcttaacaatgtatatgactaatcaaaaattatgttttcatacatttacagtaggaattttacaaaatatcttcatcgaacatgatctttacttaatttcctaatgatttttgccataaaagaaaaatcaataattttgacccatacagtgtatttttggctattgctacaaatagactggttttgtggtccagggtcacatatattaataactgatgcctgcaatttatatacaggaTAATTACCCAACGACGtaattgtgagagaaagcaatgaaatgtatattttttctcCTATCTTGTATTTATTCCGTTTAAGGGTTCCATAGTACATGTCATTTCCTTTCCAAACACGGTGGGATTCGGGCACAGCCATAATAGGAAGTGtacaatatttttgatttttgattattacGAAACACTGATTTCCTGAGTCAGGACTACCCATACTATAGACTGGTATGTTTTTGTATCAAAATACTGGTGCATTTGATGtctattgtgcacaaaaatgttttaatcgTGACTCTACAAAGCGATTTGAAACAAATCGGCAGGTACCTAAAGATACCCACCCCTACTTTTGAAGGTTCCTCCAAtgtgcaattaattaattatattatttaatattaatattgagaTAACAGTACTTAAATATTCTGAAGATAACATACTTATTGTGAGTTTCTTAGAGAAAGACCTTTTTGAAAGTGTTTCTAGAAGTTCACCAGGAGGTTTCTCCAGCGTAATGATCTAATGAACCcctaaaatcttttatttttacagtgaaaagtCAGGTTTATTTCCCTAAACACTTTGGCATGGTCATTAGACAGCAAGTTCAGACTATTTCCAACCTTCAGAAAAAGTATTTCCAAATCATACATCCCTGAGGTTGTTAATGTATGATGAATTCAGCTGACTTTTAGAAAAGCATGTATCTACCTCTATAGCTCGCAACAGGTTGTTTCCTGTAATTAAGCGAGCGCCTGCTGAGCTTACTGATGAATGCGTGAATGCTGTGTACGTAGAGAACTACATCAAACAGCAGGAAGTATTTCCCCTTGCACCATTTATCCATATTACCAATAACCTTTCAGTGTTTATGTCCCCGGTAAAAAGCAGTCACTCAATAAAAGTCACTTAAAACAACAGGGTGCTTGAGAAATCCAAGTCTTCAATTATGTTTCCAAGGAAACActtaaaagaatacaattttaCAGCCTGACTACTGATAAATTGatctataaaaataaccctTGTTTggtatttcaattaaaaaaccAACAGTGAACATTAAGCTACTCAAATTTTCATTgaagctgatttaaaaaaaagcatatttacctactctgcaaaaatgaaaacaaagacgGCAATAAAAATTAGTCCAGTATTTGAGTTTGAAAACAGGTTAACCCAATTAACGAGTTTTCCATTCCGTTTGAGACTATGGTGTAAGCTGTGGGAACCAACACTGAAGTCATTTCTGGAGGAGAAACTTGCGGTCACCACAGCTGACACCTGTGATCCAAACGAATTCGCAACAATGTTCACTTCACTCGAATGTGTTCAGTGCAACCTGAAATGGCTCAGGAGATTTGAAATGTCAACGCTGCCAAACATGAGAGCAGATTGATGAAGTGATATTTGTTGAGCTGGGCCAATTAATGAGAACCACCGTCTCTTGTTCCCTGTCTTAAATATGTGAAAGATTTAATACGGAATAAATTCTAATaacaaatcaaattttaaagaAGGGTCCAAAACAATCAGAATTCAAATGCTAAACTAATACAGAAAGTAAAAAACAATAGTATGAGCTGTAGTTTGAAGGTACTAGTTACACAATGCATAAAACCAGTTTTAATTTCCTCAGTCAAAATCTACATTCTTGATTACTAATACGGAGCCTGGGATTGTTTATGACCTTTGATATCTAAAGCAATCAATGTTTAACTAAAGAAATAAACCAAGGATAAACAGGCAGTTCTCATCCCACAGGAATTATCCTGCATAGCACacaaaattaaaagataaactGGTCTGCCATGCAGATGCACTGCCCTGTGTGCTctttccatttaaaatacatgcaCGATAATGTGACGATTGCATGAGGCTGGCAAAGCAATGCATGACAGGTCTGTTTTCAGTATGAAAGTACTCCTGGAAAAGCAATTCAGGAAAAGCATTGCATATGTGTGTGCTTTTATTAAAGCCTTGTCAAGTTTGGGGGTAAAAGTTagtaaaagtaacattttattaatgtgtCCTTGTATATATATCTGCAAGCATCTGCAAgagctttaaggcatttaagcacatatgaaaaaagacattatttaccAAGGctgtaaaaaagcatttttggcaaatccaggtaatttactaTAGAAATACGATTTTTTTAAAcggttatgactgttatagcaccagctgtggtccgatccccttaaaactttgcatactTATTTAGAATCACCTTTCGCAtatgctcagcaggttttgtgaagttttgagttttttcattaggctttataggatttggggtaaatttggacaggcccctttctAAACGACCCGCTATAGCTTCCTAAAGGGcaaatttcaacatgtttttgataaatattggcctagagagtccagagaattgtgcTGCTGTGTCTTTTTCCAgactgagcgaaaaacctaggacaaGTTCgcaaaagtttttatatatatatatatatatatacacatgttcTCAATTAtgtaacaaatgatttgattgacagcagtggttctagaagcaaagttgtccagaatgagaaGTTCTATCGTATACAATTACAATTGTTTGCACCCTCGAAAAATGTAAAATCGCCCtccagtggccaatttctttgAAATTTCTTTCAGTCCTTTGGGGCCACGAATCGAACGGGCCCAACGAGTTTTGTTCTGatcggcctctgttaaccttgtctaacaggtgttCAAACTTCGTCGGCCAATGACGGCCATGTTTTTGAAAAACgtaaatgtccttgtagaccaGAGGTTGTagtagactttaacattgtccatcattttgacggacagggtcgtaaaaattccgtcataatctattattactcgccactttaatttttatattttaactgaGACTGCgtaacttttcatgttcaacaccacacccCGCAGTGACAGCGATTTTAAtacattctcatttttatgaaccaatatcgattcgtAAATCctaatcgatcttttggtctatgctgtttgttttcggttgatgaatgaacagtacatagtgcgccTCCCATCTAGTAAATCAAAttaagctttgtgttactttagCGATAGATCATTGTAGCTTCTAATCAAATGCATAGCAAAAGATTAGTGACAATTTcatcactaataaaaaaattccatcaatgacagacaattttcggttaacgcaacctctgttgtagacacttgtggcacttcggaccaagaccgtgcacccCGTGCATTTTCATGTTGAAGCTCTGTGATTTTTCTTCTGTGACCTCGAATGAGTTcttacatacactgtaaaaaataaaacacacaatttgttgagtcagcttaaaataatttgttaccctgctgccttaaaattttaagttcagtcagctaaaataagtttagtcaacttgaaatgttaggttgtactaagtaacaacttagatatttgtgtttgctaaacttaacagatgggtaagtaacccagctgccttaaaattttaagttgattcaactgaaatatctaagttgtcacttagtataactaaacatttcaagttgaataaacttttttggagttgactgaacttaaaaatttaaggcagccagggtacaaattattttaatttgactcaacaaattgtttttttttacagtgtaggtgttcagagtttggcaaagatatcttGTTCCGTTCTGGAGttacaggcattttactaaaagtggccctgcccctttcaaatgttttagcGCCCCTTTGTgacggtgagtcgaaagttcaagttttttttttgataattaccGATATTTGCTCTCCAGacaatctttctgcactggtttggttccaaccaggcgaaaaacctaggactagtttgcaaaagtaggtttttcaaaaaatgcgaaatacctgaaaatttcaCCAGGCTCACGAATCTGGATCATGTTGGCGTGTTGTCTGGATTCCagcgacataagacacttgagcctgcaactGACAGTTTAGGActtatgagcgatttcatacttttgttcgctgtagcgcccccacCAGGCCGATTGGGATAACCCTTGGTCACATTATAGGTGGTGTGaataccatccctccaagtttcaagacTCTACGACTTAAGGTTcggtctgcatgatcagttttacatggagattgctgatccctGACCATTCGAACAATTATAAaagggtttcagcactacgagtttgaacccctaaaaaaaaaaaggttactttTGCAGATATATTCCAATAAACAAGATAATTATTGCAAAATTCAAATGGTAGCCATGTCAGATGTACTGTTAACATCCCCATAATGACTGGGAAACATATTGAGGACTGCTTCTACTGCCCAAAAAACCCTTCAACTTAGACGTTTAGTTTATTTCACTTACTACAGAATAGAACTCAAACATCTATGATTCTGCCATCCTTCAATTAGAAAGGAATGGTAGAGAGTCTACATCTTAGGAAAGAAGCACATGACTTGTGTTACAATATATggcattttaaattaatcttgGCCAACTCTGAGTCCAATAACTCAGCAGCTGCTCATAAACATGTCACAAACACAGGAAGGAATTGCAAACAATAAGACAAGTAAAATAAACACCACAGCATAGAAACGTTTGTCATTACACTTTATTGTTTCTTTGCAACATCAGCCATGACCCTTGTCATATCTGGCGAGAATTCTGTAATGCTTCAATGTAACCTGAGATTCAAAAATGACTCCGGTAAGGAGCGCTTCAATTAATTTCGACATAGGTTTGACAACGTGTGAACTGTTCATTTCTACGCAATAATAGTTAGAAGAATAATAAACGGTACTAACATAACAAAATTTAAACAACTCTAACAGTACAAGAACAGGTGTTGTGCTGGGTGAAGCTGATGAATCTCTTCCCCTACTTTGAAAACGGTAAGAACTGATTCAAGACGGACTAAATCAAGTCTTTTTTTGTGGGTAAATGAAGGGTGAAAAGCACaggaccaaaaaataaaaacatgtttaacactgaCCCAAGGCACATCTGCATGGTGACATGCTttgtctgttttctgtttgaggATCTGGTTTGAGACATTCAAACCTTGATGGGGATGTCCAGGAGCCTTGCCGGTTTCCTTCCGATGGTTACCCAGGAAAAATCTTGCTGCGTTGTGCTCTTTGGGAGTAGATGGGTTAAAGAGGATAGCCAGACAAAATGTCTACGCCGTTTGGAAAATTACCTCAATACGGGTGTGCATCACTAACTAGTAGTCAGCTGTTAAACATGGCTGCTAACTTGCATGAGAAATCAAAGTAGTTTCAAAAACTAACGTTTTGGGGTTGAAGGGACAGAGCGGCCATTTTGAGGCAGTTGTCTAAAAGGGGTCCACCTGTACTGCACTTCAAACACTATTATATGCTTCCACACTGTTTGAGATTATATGTCAAACGCATAGTAAAACTAGAAAGCTAAATAATGGTAtcacaaagagaaaaataaacagaacaaaatataaGAATCAGAAAAACCTTTAATTTGACTACAATAAAAGATTAGATATTTTTTGGTATATCCAGAACAGTGGAGGGTTAGTGGGTTTTGTGTAGCCCTTTAAAAACTACAACAGGACCAACGCAGTAGCTATTACTACAATTCTCAGGGTGTACATGGACATAGCATGTTGCAGTCTGTCAACTTCCTTCTTCTCGTTATTTATCATTACGTGAGACGTTATGTAGATTATATATGCAGACTTGCAAAAACAGTGCAATGTCGATGGTTTTACttcttttatttaaactttaaatgtgTCTTGCTTTTAAATTACACAAGGGCTCTTCGGACACCTACCGTCCTTAGAGGGTCAAAAGTGGACTTTGCTTCATTGAGACCCCCTAACAAACaagataaagaaaaaacacaaccaAAAATCTGACCTTGCAACACCCAAAAAACTGCGGCTGTACTTCAAGCTATAGCATCATCCAAGTTGCCTCACGTGGAAAACGGGGTACAGGGAAAGCTgtaggaggaggaggaggttaGTATCTAACGTTACATCTGGATTCGGGGTATGTGTGAGGATTCCCAGCTGCGACAAGCTTCGTATGTCCTTCCTATAGAAGAGGCGGGGGAGGTTGGGGATACGTGGTCAGGAACGGGACAAGTGGGAGGGTTCGGGGGGTCTTCTAGGAGGCTCCGCGGCTCCGGGGAAAGTTCACCTCAATGAACGACGAGAGCTCCAGCAGCGTAACTCACAGAGCTGTCCGACCAGTTTCGGCACTGGCTCGACTGCGCATAGTTTAGGAAAGAGAAGTTCATGTCTACGCCGTTCTTTTTCAGTTCTGCCACGGCCTGATGGAGCGGGGGAAAATCAATGGAGAGTCAATACTAAAGAAATGCTTTCAGACCGACAACTGTAATCTTAAAAGCTTTGTGGGAAGAGTGGGAAGACATTAGTTGGGGGGGGATTACATTAATAGAAGCTCTGCGACAGATAAGTGCTAGGCTAATTACCATGCTTACCGACTAgccattatttgcattatttcgTTTTTGCTTTATTGAGTCAACAGCggtttgctaaataaaatgtcCCAGGGGAAAGACTTTCATATGAATCATTCATTAGGTACTTACATTTAGAAGAACGCCGATGGGATGGCGACCACAAATAGTATTATGATATTTCTTCAAATAATTGCTAAAGGAGATGGGGTCCAACTGTTCTATAATTCCCATTccctaaacaaaaaaagcaaattagCATGTATACATTTCACTGACATCAACAAAGCTCTCAGAGAAGTTTACttttagaacaaaaatgtacagataatttactcacccatttgtcatccaagatgttcatgtctttctttcatcaatcaacaagaaattatgttttctgaggaaaacatttcaggaacgttctccatatagtggacttctatgggttgactttccaaaatgcagtttaaatgcagctcagaggtctctaaatgatcccagacgaggaagaagggtcttatctagcgaaacgttcTAGCGAAAAtgtatataccttttaacctcaaatgcttatcttgtctagctctgcgtgaactctgtgtattcaaaCTGGCGGTTactaagcctcttattaagaaaccacaactagaccctagtgaactggcaaattatagacccattgctaatcttccatttatgtctaaaattttagagaaagttgtatctgctcaactgtgctcattcttgcaaaaaaaaggatatctatgaagaatttcaatCATAGCACAGAAACcacacttgttaaaatcactaatgacttgcttcttgcgtcagaccaaggctgcatctcattgctagttttacttgatgctgcgttcgacactatagatcatgacatactaatagatcgactacaaaactatgcaggtatccaagggcaggctttaagatggtttagatcctacctgtccgatcgctaccactttgtttatttaaatggggagttgtctcagttatcaccagtaaagtatggagtgccacaaggatctgtcttaggtcctctactatttttaatatacatgctgccccttgttaatattattagaaaacacaggattagtttccattgttatgatactcaactatatatctcaacaagaccagatgaaacttctaaattatcaaagttaacagagtgtgttaaaaatgtaaaagattggatgaccagtAATTTTCTCCTATTAAATTCAGACAAGACcaagatattacttattggaccaaaaaaacaatacacagaatctcttGGCTTACAATCTACagctagacggatgtactgttacttccactagtcaaaagcctgggtgttatattagacagcaacttatcttttgaatatcatatttcccatgttacaaaaacagcattcttccatcttagaaacattgccaagctatgaaacatgttacctgtttctgacgcagaaaagctagttcat is from Labeo rohita strain BAU-BD-2019 chromosome 13, IGBB_LRoh.1.0, whole genome shotgun sequence and encodes:
- the srd5a2b gene encoding 3-oxo-5-alpha-steroid 4-dehydrogenase 2b is translated as MDRSSTSMQCQELLVQGLSLAMIFGGVLHFICLMKSHAAYGRYVDTSGSSMMVPARLAWFLQELPALLVPLLLMLITDGNDGIGRHLMLWTFCLHYFQRSCIYSLLTKGRPYPLNIMLLGMVFCSINGFLQAHYLLHCATYHNTWFSDACLLAGLIIFFIGMGINIHSDHILRSLRKPGEISYKIPRGGLFEYVSGANFFGEIVEWLGYAVATWSLPTFAFAFFTICFIGPRAYHHHRFYKEKFKDFPRSRKSLIPFIF